One segment of Dolichospermum sp. DET69 DNA contains the following:
- a CDS encoding tetratricopeptide repeat protein, giving the protein MTTESLELAKSRYQMGTTAFENGQYREAVENLEKASALLGKNSRFAGEVQIWLVNAYEAAERSEEAIALCQELSRHPHYEIRQQSKRLLYILKAPKLNRPKEWMTEIPDLDVISDNKSKIFVTSQSHKSTSKPKPVEPEYIDLSTVNTTDNRFIWVALIAVGLTISYLVWLSF; this is encoded by the coding sequence ATGACTACAGAAAGTTTAGAACTCGCTAAATCTCGTTATCAAATGGGGACAACTGCTTTTGAAAATGGTCAATATCGGGAAGCTGTAGAAAATTTAGAAAAAGCCAGCGCCCTATTAGGAAAAAATAGCCGTTTTGCTGGTGAAGTCCAAATCTGGTTGGTGAATGCTTATGAAGCTGCGGAACGTTCCGAAGAAGCGATCGCTCTTTGTCAAGAACTCAGCCGTCATCCCCATTATGAAATTCGTCAACAGTCAAAGCGTCTACTCTATATTTTAAAAGCCCCCAAACTAAATCGGCCAAAAGAGTGGATGACAGAAATTCCTGATCTTGACGTAATTTCTGACAACAAATCTAAAATCTTTGTTACTTCTCAATCTCACAAATCTACATCTAAACCAAAACCTGTAGAACCAGAATATATTGACCTTAGTACAGTCAATACTACAGATAATCGCTTTATTTGGGTAGCTTTAATTGCTGTTGGTTTGACAATTTCCTATTTAGTTTGGTTGAGTTTTTAG
- a CDS encoding DUF3153 domain-containing protein, whose amino-acid sequence MNVFTLIKIRSQLMKSVSLAITKIKPIVFMVMLSSLLLSGCMKYDLGVNFNSTNNGELVQHIQLSEKITIFSSDYLSQWLKTLENRARTLAGSIERVSPTEILVKIPFTSAKELQEKFTGFFNTRTSEDSDGSEISNITSTLVAEDTNFFILSRNHLVYDLDLRSLAMLTTKDDSSIVNLDFSLQTPWGIKNIDNSENAIQPEKHDNQLIWTIKPGAINHIDVVFWLPNFLGIGTLLIIGFVWLGLYLRYTFLPSPIVQ is encoded by the coding sequence ATGAATGTATTCACTCTAATTAAGATTAGATCACAGTTAATGAAATCTGTATCTTTGGCAATTACCAAAATCAAACCTATTGTATTTATGGTAATGCTTTCTTCATTACTTTTATCAGGTTGTATGAAGTATGATTTAGGAGTAAATTTTAACAGCACAAATAATGGTGAATTAGTCCAGCATATTCAGTTATCGGAAAAAATCACGATTTTTAGTAGTGATTATCTATCGCAATGGTTAAAGACTTTAGAAAATCGAGCGCGAACATTAGCAGGTTCGATAGAAAGAGTTTCCCCAACAGAAATTCTTGTTAAAATTCCCTTTACTAGTGCGAAGGAATTACAAGAAAAATTTACTGGCTTTTTCAATACGCGCACATCTGAAGATAGTGATGGTTCAGAAATATCAAATATTACCTCAACTTTAGTTGCAGAAGATACAAATTTTTTCATATTATCTAGAAATCATCTAGTCTATGATTTAGATTTACGTTCTTTGGCTATGTTGACTACTAAAGATGATAGTTCTATTGTCAATTTGGACTTTAGCTTACAAACACCTTGGGGAATAAAGAACATTGATAATAGTGAAAATGCTATTCAACCAGAAAAGCATGATAATCAACTAATATGGACAATTAAACCAGGGGCTATAAATCATATTGATGTAGTTTTTTGGTTACCTAATTTTCTGGGAATTGGGACTTTGTTAATTATTGGATTTGTTTGGTTGGGATTATATCTGAGATATACATTCTTACCAAGTCCCATTGTTCAGTAA
- a CDS encoding HNH endonuclease: protein MLSSGGYIDKNNPNKVLWQMYEEVAMALEELGWVNKKSNYDFNEVSFKLAEELADKDEIINLYEGSKQIITVNRYERNNQARKQCIQHYGTNCYVCGFNFEKAFGEIGKSFIHVHHLIPLSEINQEYEVNPIEDLRPVCPNCHTMIHQKNPPYTIEQIKNMVKYLNIFNQN from the coding sequence ATGTTATCCAGTGGTGGCTATATTGATAAAAATAATCCAAATAAGGTTTTGTGGCAAATGTATGAAGAAGTTGCAATGGCTTTAGAAGAATTAGGTTGGGTTAATAAAAAATCAAATTATGATTTCAATGAAGTATCTTTTAAATTAGCTGAAGAATTAGCAGATAAAGATGAAATTATTAATCTTTATGAAGGTTCAAAACAAATAATAACTGTAAATCGTTATGAAAGAAATAATCAAGCTCGAAAACAGTGTATTCAACATTATGGAACAAATTGCTATGTCTGTGGATTTAATTTTGAAAAAGCTTTTGGAGAAATAGGTAAAAGTTTTATTCATGTTCATCATTTAATTCCTTTATCTGAAATTAATCAAGAATATGAAGTTAATCCCATTGAAGATTTACGTCCAGTATGTCCTAATTGCCATACAATGATACATCAAAAAAATCCTCCATATACCATAGAACAAATTAAAAATATGGTTAAATATCTGAATATATTCAATCAAAATTAG
- a CDS encoding RloB domain-containing protein, producing MARQNSRNNSMYSQRKVSGRSKGKTFLIVCEGEETEPNYFEGFQKIAHANKTLYITIKGLGAVGITVVTIAKKLKEQGNYEDDEVWCVFDRDLKRENNNQQNFNEAIRLAIENQLNLAVSNDAFELWYLLHYEYYQSETHRSNYENMLSAKTRLGEKYEKNSEDMYEKLKDKQSNAIKFARKLWLSYGNEREVDDDKLTIEERIKRHNINPSTTVYKLVEKLNQVIFTSEKKNE from the coding sequence ATGGCAAGACAAAATTCAAGAAATAATTCAATGTATTCTCAAAGGAAAGTAAGTGGTAGATCAAAAGGAAAAACATTTTTGATTGTTTGTGAAGGGGAAGAAACTGAACCAAATTATTTTGAAGGGTTTCAAAAAATAGCACACGCTAATAAAACTCTATATATTACTATTAAAGGATTGGGTGCGGTAGGAATAACAGTTGTTACAATAGCTAAAAAGTTAAAAGAACAAGGTAATTATGAAGATGATGAAGTTTGGTGTGTATTTGATAGAGACTTAAAGCGTGAAAATAATAATCAGCAAAATTTTAATGAAGCGATTAGATTAGCAATAGAAAATCAATTAAATTTAGCGGTTTCTAATGATGCTTTTGAATTATGGTATTTATTGCATTATGAATATTATCAAAGTGAAACTCATCGAAGTAATTATGAAAATATGCTAAGTGCAAAAACAAGATTGGGTGAAAAATACGAGAAAAATTCTGAAGATATGTATGAAAAATTAAAAGATAAACAATCTAATGCTATTAAATTTGCTAGAAAACTTTGGTTAAGCTATGGTAATGAGAGGGAAGTAGATGATGATAAATTAACCATAGAGGAAAGAATTAAAAGACACAATATCAATCCATCAACAACTGTTTATAAATTAGTGGAAAAACTTAATCAAGTCATTTTTACATCAGAAAAGAAGAATGAATAA
- a CDS encoding ATP-binding protein yields the protein MLIEFQVGNFLSFKDTVTFSMVASDIQSQNAELDENNVFSVNEELKLLKTTAIYGANASGKSNLAKAFGFMKDFVINSSKEMQFTDDIAVEPFRLSTETEDKPSFFQATLYLNKKIYKYGFKVSKDKVVQEWLFFKGKVQEYQLFQRNGNRFKINQKSFQEGLKLEDKTKHNSLFLSVVAQFNGKISAEIIKWFANCQVISGSGIHDNFYKTVTLKLLESPLIKKDSIKLIKDLDLSIQDINITKEKISLENLPLSIPDELKSIILRSSSGELSSIQTSHEKYNENGEAIGVEKFDLEENESEGTKKLFYFSALLLHALRFSQILIIDELDAKLHPIITHKIIELFNSKKYNSKSAQLIFMTHDTNLLNPNLFGGRLLRRDQIWFTEKNQQGATDLYSLAEYDDIAEDDPLEADYIRGRYGAIPFIGNFKNLLSND from the coding sequence ATGCTAATTGAATTTCAAGTGGGGAATTTTCTGTCTTTTAAAGATACAGTTACTTTTAGTATGGTTGCTTCTGATATTCAGAGTCAAAATGCAGAATTAGATGAAAATAATGTATTTTCAGTTAATGAAGAATTGAAATTACTGAAAACAACGGCTATTTATGGTGCTAATGCTAGTGGAAAAAGCAATCTTGCTAAAGCATTTGGTTTTATGAAAGACTTCGTGATTAATTCTTCTAAAGAAATGCAATTCACAGATGATATTGCAGTTGAACCTTTCAGACTTAGTACAGAAACAGAAGATAAACCATCTTTTTTTCAAGCAACTTTGTATCTAAACAAAAAAATATATAAATATGGTTTTAAAGTATCTAAAGATAAAGTTGTTCAGGAATGGCTATTTTTCAAGGGTAAAGTTCAAGAGTATCAATTATTTCAAAGAAATGGCAACAGATTTAAAATCAATCAAAAATCTTTTCAAGAAGGATTAAAATTAGAAGATAAGACTAAACATAATTCTCTTTTTCTTTCTGTTGTAGCACAGTTTAATGGTAAAATTTCTGCTGAAATAATAAAATGGTTTGCTAATTGTCAAGTTATATCTGGTTCAGGAATACATGATAACTTTTATAAAACAGTTACTTTAAAATTGCTTGAGTCTCCTTTAATCAAAAAAGATAGTATTAAATTAATTAAAGATTTAGATTTATCAATTCAAGATATCAATATTACCAAAGAAAAAATATCTTTAGAAAATTTGCCATTATCCATACCAGATGAATTAAAAAGTATAATTCTCCGCTCATCTTCGGGTGAATTATCTAGTATCCAAACGTCTCACGAAAAATATAATGAAAATGGTGAAGCAATTGGAGTTGAGAAATTTGACTTGGAAGAAAATGAATCTGAAGGAACGAAAAAGCTATTTTATTTTTCAGCCTTACTTTTACACGCTTTGAGGTTTAGTCAAATTTTAATTATAGATGAATTGGATGCAAAATTACATCCTATCATTACTCATAAAATTATTGAGTTGTTTAATTCAAAAAAATATAATTCAAAATCTGCACAGCTTATTTTTATGACTCATGATACTAATTTACTCAATCCTAATTTATTTGGTGGTAGATTATTAAGAAGAGATCAAATCTGGTTTACCGAAAAAAATCAACAAGGAGCAACCGATTTATATTCTTTAGCTGAATATGATGATATTGCAGAAGATGATCCTTTGGAAGCAGATTATATTCGCGGAAGATATGGAGCAATTCCCTTTATTGGTAATTTTAAAAATCTATTATCTAATGATTAA
- a CDS encoding HNH endonuclease — protein MKKPDSWNTLIDSFSNCNCPYSYIVGYYISRFDEYAYTKFRNLCFGNKGETHMRISSIFEIKDTTFKQCRDKFDPYHNNRRKGYDKMPFTGVVKEIYNAFKTYSENELYELVCKILSNPKQDFKDFFYSDQLTTEIDNITLFPDEVNDTQILTEGSVRQVTVNAYERNNQGRKICIKYYDINCYVCGVNFEKIYGEIGQEFIHVHHLIPLSEINQEYEIDPIQDLRPVCPNCHAMIHRKNPPYTIEEIKNMLQ, from the coding sequence ATGAAGAAACCTGATAGTTGGAATACTCTTATAGATTCATTTAGTAACTGTAATTGTCCCTATTCGTATATAGTAGGTTATTATATTTCCAGATTTGATGAATATGCTTATACCAAATTTAGGAATTTATGTTTTGGAAATAAAGGGGAAACACATATGAGAATATCCTCTATATTTGAAATCAAAGATACTACATTTAAACAGTGTAGAGATAAATTTGATCCTTATCATAATAATCGTCGCAAAGGCTATGATAAAATGCCATTTACTGGTGTTGTTAAAGAAATTTATAACGCATTTAAAACATATTCTGAAAATGAATTATATGAGTTAGTATGTAAAATTTTAAGTAATCCAAAACAAGATTTTAAAGACTTTTTTTATTCTGATCAATTAACCACTGAAATAGATAATATCACACTATTTCCTGATGAAGTAAACGACACACAAATTTTAACAGAAGGATCTGTTAGACAAGTAACAGTTAATGCTTATGAAAGAAATAATCAAGGTCGAAAAATATGTATTAAATACTATGATATAAATTGTTATGTATGTGGGGTGAACTTTGAAAAAATTTATGGTGAAATTGGTCAAGAATTTATTCATGTTCATCATTTAATTCCTTTATCTGAAATTAATCAAGAATATGAAATTGATCCAATTCAAGATTTACGTCCAGTATGTCCTAATTGTCATGCCATGATACATCGAAAAAATCCACCATATACTATAGAAGAAATTAAAAATATGCTTCAATAG
- a CDS encoding DUF5615 family PIN-like protein: MKLLFDHNLSPSLVNSLADLYPNSNHLYLMQLDQESDYTVWEIAKNQDYIIVTKDADFNELSILRGFPPKVIWIRSGNCSTKTIELMLRNNYEIILSFAEDQNTGILALYR; the protein is encoded by the coding sequence ATGAAACTACTTTTTGATCATAATTTATCACCCAGTTTAGTTAATTCTTTGGCTGATCTTTATCCTAATTCTAATCATCTTTATTTAATGCAATTAGATCAAGAATCAGATTATACAGTGTGGGAGATTGCCAAAAATCAAGACTATATTATTGTTACCAAAGATGCGGATTTTAATGAATTATCAATTCTGAGAGGTTTTCCGCCTAAAGTAATTTGGATTCGTTCAGGAAATTGTTCAACTAAAACCATAGAATTAATGCTTAGAAATAACTACGAAATTATTTTATCTTTTGCTGAAGATCAAAATACTGGTATTCTGGCTTTGTATAGGTAA
- a CDS encoding DUF433 domain-containing protein, which yields MSYKNIITIEPGKRSGKPCIRGMRITVYDVLSYLASGMTFEEILADFPYLTKEDILACLSYAADRERQTILVNS from the coding sequence ATGTCATACAAAAATATTATTACCATAGAACCTGGAAAGAGAAGCGGAAAACCTTGTATTAGAGGTATGAGAATTACTGTTTATGATGTTCTTTCTTATTTAGCATCAGGAATGACTTTTGAAGAAATATTAGCCGATTTTCCTTATTTAACTAAAGAAGATATTTTAGCCTGTTTAAGTTATGCAGCAGATCGTGAACGTCAAACCATTTTAGTTAATTCATGA